Genomic DNA from Burkholderia plantarii:
GTGCGCAACACAGGACAGGACGGCCGCGGGCCGGGCCGGGCGCATGAGGCGCGCGGCGGGATCGCGGCCAGACCAGGAGAATCGACATGTCGTATCTGATTTCGCTGGGCGCCGGCATCGTGGTCGGGCTGCTCTATTACTTCTCGCGCGTGCAGTCGCCGGCGCCGCCGCTGGTCGCGCTGGCCGGGCTGCTCGGCATCGTGATCGGCGAGCACGCGATCCCGTTCGTGCAGGCGCAGTGGGGGCAGCCGGCCCAGCATGCGCGGCGCGCGGAACCCGTCGCACCCGTGACGCCGGCCGCCG
This window encodes:
- a CDS encoding DUF1427 family protein, giving the protein MSYLISLGAGIVVGLLYYFSRVQSPAPPLVALAGLLGIVIGEHAIPFVQAQWGQPAQHARRAEPVAPVTPAAASTHEPVASADAPDRAGRQP